In a genomic window of Demequina muriae:
- a CDS encoding SDR family NAD(P)-dependent oxidoreductase yields the protein MPHVPPPPSRASVPSRLDPSDLATTLRVLGMLDELDEADPDFTTVRNAAAGMIKAVKQARRRERRAAIYSADSAVVAATATGAPDRIDDETRGLTLSARAEAPVAGTFAKPRPCYICKQKYSTVDAFYHQLCPACAETSHAKRHARTDLRGRRALLTGGRAKIGMHIALRLLRDGADLTITTRFPRDAVRRFAAMEDAEEWLHRLTVVGIDLRDPSQVVALAESTAAAGPLDILINNAAQTVRRSPGAYAPLVDAESAPLADGLWPEGHGPRLLTFGRTKDEHPPGIESAVAVHPLLASIELADGPTASAQRLTDAALAPGSSSLARLADGSAIDAGGLVPDLHDTNSWIHGVGDVDPRELIEVQLCNSTAPFILINQLRPQLAAAAQRDADGRSYVVNVSAMEGVFGRGYKGPGHPHTNMAKAALNMLTRTSAREMFESDQILMTSVDTGWITDERPHPTKVRLAEEGFHAPLDLVDGAARVYDPVVRGETGEDLFGVFLKDYEPSRW from the coding sequence ATTCCGCACGTGCCTCCACCCCCTTCTCGCGCCTCCGTGCCGTCACGTCTCGACCCCAGCGACCTCGCGACGACGCTACGGGTGCTGGGGATGCTCGACGAGCTCGATGAAGCAGATCCGGACTTCACCACGGTGCGCAACGCCGCGGCCGGGATGATCAAGGCGGTGAAGCAGGCTCGTCGGCGAGAGCGCCGCGCGGCGATCTACTCCGCCGATTCAGCCGTGGTCGCCGCGACGGCGACGGGTGCCCCCGACCGGATCGATGACGAGACCCGGGGCCTCACGCTCTCCGCGCGCGCCGAGGCACCTGTGGCGGGGACCTTCGCCAAGCCCCGTCCGTGCTACATCTGCAAGCAGAAGTACTCGACAGTGGACGCGTTCTATCACCAGCTGTGCCCCGCGTGTGCGGAGACGAGCCACGCCAAGCGGCACGCCCGCACCGACCTGCGGGGGCGGCGGGCGCTGCTGACCGGCGGTCGCGCCAAGATCGGCATGCACATCGCGCTGCGGCTGCTCCGCGATGGCGCCGACCTCACCATCACCACTCGGTTCCCTCGGGATGCGGTCCGCCGCTTCGCCGCCATGGAGGACGCCGAAGAGTGGCTGCACCGCCTCACGGTGGTGGGCATCGATCTGCGTGACCCTTCGCAGGTGGTGGCGCTCGCCGAGTCGACCGCGGCGGCTGGACCTCTCGACATCCTCATCAACAATGCTGCGCAGACGGTGCGACGCTCCCCCGGTGCCTACGCGCCGCTCGTGGATGCTGAGTCCGCGCCGCTGGCCGATGGGCTCTGGCCAGAGGGGCACGGGCCCCGGCTGCTCACCTTCGGCCGGACCAAGGACGAGCACCCTCCTGGCATCGAGTCCGCCGTCGCGGTGCACCCGCTGCTCGCCTCCATCGAGCTCGCCGATGGCCCCACGGCGTCTGCGCAACGCCTCACCGATGCGGCGCTGGCGCCAGGTTCGTCGTCGCTGGCAAGGCTCGCGGACGGCAGCGCGATCGACGCGGGCGGGCTGGTTCCCGACCTTCACGACACCAACTCCTGGATTCATGGCGTGGGCGACGTCGACCCCCGCGAGCTCATTGAGGTGCAGCTGTGCAACTCCACGGCTCCGTTCATCCTCATCAATCAGCTGCGGCCGCAGCTGGCCGCAGCGGCCCAGCGAGACGCGGACGGCCGCAGCTACGTGGTCAACGTCTCAGCCATGGAGGGGGTGTTCGGGCGCGGCTACAAGGGTCCAGGACACCCCCACACCAACATGGCGAAGGCCGCGCTCAACATGCTGACGCGCACCAGCGCCCGGGAGATGTTCGAGTCGGACCAGATCCTCATGACGAGCGTCGACACCGGCTGGATCACGGATGAACGTCCGCACCCCACCAAAGTGCGGCTCGCCGAGGAGGGCTTCCACGCGCCCTTGGATCTCGTCGACGGCGCCGCGCGCGTCTATGACCCAGTGGTGCGAGGTGAGACGGGCGAAGACCTGTTCGGGGTGTTCCTGAAGGACTACGAGCCCTCGCGCTGGTGA
- a CDS encoding SDR family oxidoreductase: MTHEPDPSLDHPPLSTPFGSEPEVRAIPDADGQTPLVLVLGASGYIGGRLVPRLLQGGYRVRTLSRSAARIEAMPWGDDVEVVEGDAADAEAMDRAMADVEIVYVLVHSMSSGKDYGRLDRAIAINVALHGAAHKVARFIYLSGLHPDHVELSPHLASRKEVGDILLASAVPTVVLEAGVVIGAGSASFEMIRHLTEVLPYMPAPRWVRNSIQPIAVRDVLYYLLAAARVEESTNGTFDIGGPDVMLYSEMMNGYAAEAGLPQRHITALPVLTPGLASHWVGLVTPVPRQIARPLVESLLHSCVVEDDAIDDLIPPPPEGLTGYREAVRWALGRMELDQVETSWVDARVTGAPSDPMPSDPDWTGRTVFEDSRRKESGAYPAAVWKVISQVGGATGWYSASVLWATRGLIDRLSGGVGQRRGRRGFGSVKVGDAIDVWRVERVDPGRLLRLRAEMRVPGAAWLELGVNPTDEGSEYWQRAVFFPRGLTGRLYWLSMLPFHGLIFSGMVNRIVAIAEDEAEDEAAAAAV; encoded by the coding sequence ATGACCCACGAGCCTGACCCGTCGCTCGACCATCCGCCCCTGAGCACTCCTTTCGGTTCAGAACCGGAGGTCCGGGCCATCCCTGACGCCGATGGTCAGACACCGCTCGTCCTCGTGCTGGGTGCGTCCGGATACATCGGCGGACGGCTTGTGCCTCGACTCCTCCAAGGGGGGTACCGGGTACGCACCCTCTCGCGCTCCGCCGCCCGGATCGAAGCGATGCCGTGGGGGGATGACGTCGAAGTGGTCGAGGGCGACGCAGCCGACGCTGAGGCCATGGATCGCGCCATGGCCGACGTCGAGATCGTGTATGTCCTGGTCCATTCGATGTCGAGTGGCAAGGACTACGGACGCCTGGACCGCGCCATCGCTATCAACGTGGCGCTCCACGGCGCCGCGCACAAGGTCGCTCGGTTCATCTATCTGAGCGGGCTGCACCCGGACCACGTCGAGCTCTCGCCGCACCTCGCCTCCCGAAAAGAGGTGGGCGACATTCTTCTCGCATCCGCCGTTCCGACCGTGGTGCTCGAGGCGGGGGTGGTGATCGGCGCAGGCTCCGCATCATTCGAGATGATCCGTCACCTCACCGAGGTGCTCCCGTACATGCCTGCGCCGCGATGGGTGCGAAACTCCATCCAACCCATCGCTGTCAGGGATGTGCTCTACTACTTGCTCGCCGCTGCTCGCGTCGAGGAAAGCACCAATGGAACCTTCGACATCGGCGGTCCGGACGTCATGCTGTACTCGGAGATGATGAACGGCTACGCGGCCGAGGCGGGGCTGCCGCAGCGGCACATCACAGCGCTGCCCGTGCTCACCCCGGGCCTCGCATCGCATTGGGTCGGACTCGTCACTCCTGTGCCGCGCCAGATCGCGCGGCCGCTGGTGGAGTCGCTGCTGCACTCGTGCGTGGTCGAAGACGACGCCATCGATGACCTGATCCCGCCGCCACCGGAGGGGCTCACCGGCTACCGCGAGGCAGTGCGCTGGGCGCTCGGCCGCATGGAGCTCGATCAGGTCGAGACCAGCTGGGTGGATGCGCGCGTGACGGGCGCCCCCAGCGACCCGATGCCCAGCGACCCCGACTGGACCGGGCGCACAGTGTTCGAGGACTCGCGACGCAAGGAATCCGGCGCGTATCCGGCGGCGGTCTGGAAGGTCATCTCGCAGGTGGGCGGTGCTACCGGTTGGTACTCCGCCTCCGTGCTGTGGGCCACACGCGGGCTCATCGACCGGTTGTCTGGCGGGGTGGGTCAGCGCCGCGGGCGCCGCGGCTTCGGGAGCGTCAAGGTGGGCGACGCGATCGACGTCTGGCGCGTGGAGCGCGTCGACCCGGGCCGGTTGCTGCGGCTGCGGGCGGAGATGCGCGTCCCGGGCGCTGCGTGGCTCGAGCTCGGAGTGAACCCCACGGACGAGGGCTCCGAGTACTGGCAGCGCGCCGTCTTCTTCCCCCGCGGGCTCACGGGACGCCTGTACTGGCTGTCGATGCTGCCGTTCCACGGGCTGATCTTCAGTGGAATGGTCAACCGAATCGTCGCGATCGCAGAGGACGAGGCTGAGGATGAGGCGGCCGCAGCGGCCGTGTAG
- a CDS encoding class I SAM-dependent methyltransferase codes for MPSTQTTTSTLHAADPDEAIDATAAPTAEEFADRVLTATLGWVEMMSIHLGDQLGWYEVLSLHDSITASELAFRTSSSTRYAHEWLEQQAAYGILAVVETADAPAKRRYALPSGAAEVLTDRRSQAYMAPMARILAAAAAQMPALVDAYRAGTGVSWAQFGDHAWQSQADLNRPWLGEVPTVFARHQRLHKTLSRPGARIADVGTGAGWSAIALAKAYPGLMVEGFDVDAPSIEAARAQADRSGVADRVTFHLADAASLADHGSFDGVVAFECIHDMPDPESVLEAMRRAVTADGFVVVMDEAVAEEFEADAGPVERLMYGFSLFICLPDGLSHETSAATGTVMRPSTLRRYATAAGFSDVSVLEDDFGFWRFYDLHQ; via the coding sequence ATGCCATCCACCCAGACCACCACCAGTACCCTCCACGCCGCCGATCCGGACGAGGCGATCGATGCCACTGCCGCCCCGACGGCCGAGGAGTTCGCCGACCGCGTCCTGACAGCGACGCTCGGCTGGGTCGAGATGATGTCGATCCACCTGGGCGATCAACTGGGCTGGTACGAGGTGCTCTCCCTGCACGACTCCATCACGGCGAGCGAGCTCGCGTTCCGCACGTCCTCCTCCACGCGCTATGCCCACGAGTGGCTCGAGCAGCAGGCGGCCTACGGCATCCTCGCGGTGGTCGAGACGGCCGATGCTCCAGCGAAGCGGCGCTATGCCCTTCCGTCAGGCGCGGCCGAGGTGCTCACCGACCGCAGAAGTCAGGCGTACATGGCGCCGATGGCACGGATTCTTGCCGCGGCGGCCGCGCAGATGCCTGCGCTGGTGGATGCGTACCGCGCCGGCACGGGAGTCAGCTGGGCCCAGTTCGGTGATCACGCGTGGCAGTCCCAGGCCGATCTCAACCGTCCTTGGCTCGGCGAGGTCCCCACCGTCTTCGCGCGTCACCAGCGGCTGCACAAGACGCTCTCAAGGCCAGGCGCGCGGATCGCTGACGTCGGGACCGGAGCGGGCTGGTCCGCGATCGCACTGGCGAAGGCGTACCCAGGACTGATGGTGGAGGGGTTCGATGTCGACGCTCCGTCGATCGAGGCCGCTCGCGCGCAGGCCGACCGTTCTGGCGTCGCCGACCGGGTGACCTTCCACCTCGCGGATGCGGCGAGTCTGGCTGACCATGGGTCGTTCGACGGCGTGGTCGCGTTCGAGTGCATCCACGACATGCCCGACCCCGAGAGCGTGCTGGAGGCCATGCGCCGAGCGGTCACCGCGGACGGCTTCGTGGTGGTCATGGACGAGGCAGTCGCGGAGGAGTTCGAGGCCGACGCCGGGCCCGTCGAGCGCTTGATGTACGGGTTCAGCCTATTCATCTGCCTCCCGGATGGTCTGTCGCACGAGACCAGCGCTGCGACAGGAACGGTGATGCGGCCGTCGACCCTGCGCCGCTACGCCACCGCAGCGGGATTCTCGGACGTCTCGGTGCTCGAGGATGACTTCGGGTTCTGGCGGTTCTACGACCTTCACCAGTAG
- a CDS encoding MsnO8 family LLM class oxidoreductase: MRVSLLDRSRTRMGESDADAVTTTVERAVRADALGLHRFWTAEHHAVPGIASAAPTVLVSTIAARTQRIRVGTGGVMVPNHRPLVIAEQALLLEALHPGRIDLGLGGSLGFTPPIRRALGRAGIAEAEYGAELEQVRAYLEGSAGITARPRVDPPPMYLLAVKGGLAWAAQMGLPAVVGGPMVHDTGAIEAYFRTFRPSAQLSTPYLMVNVDVSMADDPGHARDLLLPEAWAYADTRDVGEFRPLRPVEEVRRLLDMERRDKKLAAVRSWMSAAVAGAPDQVAAALADLLARTGASEILANVSTYDREDTTRTDEFLASLHT; the protein is encoded by the coding sequence ATGCGAGTCTCTCTTCTTGACCGGTCGCGCACGCGCATGGGCGAGAGCGATGCCGATGCGGTGACGACGACGGTGGAGCGTGCAGTCCGGGCCGACGCTCTCGGCCTCCATCGCTTCTGGACTGCCGAACACCACGCGGTGCCCGGCATCGCCAGCGCGGCACCCACCGTGCTCGTGTCCACGATCGCTGCCCGTACCCAGCGAATCCGCGTCGGCACGGGCGGCGTCATGGTGCCCAACCATCGTCCGCTGGTGATCGCCGAGCAGGCGCTGCTCCTCGAGGCCCTCCACCCCGGCCGGATCGACCTCGGGCTCGGAGGTTCCCTCGGCTTCACGCCCCCGATCCGGCGCGCTCTGGGGCGAGCAGGGATCGCCGAAGCCGAGTACGGCGCTGAGCTCGAGCAGGTGCGCGCCTACCTTGAGGGGAGCGCGGGGATCACGGCGAGGCCCCGCGTCGATCCGCCGCCCATGTACCTGCTCGCCGTGAAGGGCGGACTCGCCTGGGCTGCGCAGATGGGACTGCCGGCGGTCGTGGGTGGCCCGATGGTGCACGACACGGGCGCGATCGAGGCCTACTTCCGGACCTTCCGCCCGAGTGCTCAGCTGTCCACGCCGTACCTGATGGTGAATGTCGATGTCTCGATGGCCGATGACCCGGGCCACGCGCGCGACCTCCTGCTGCCAGAAGCCTGGGCCTATGCCGACACACGTGACGTCGGGGAGTTCCGCCCGCTGCGCCCCGTCGAGGAGGTGAGGCGCCTCCTCGACATGGAACGCCGCGACAAGAAGCTGGCCGCCGTGCGCTCGTGGATGTCCGCGGCCGTCGCTGGCGCACCAGACCAGGTGGCTGCCGCACTGGCGGACCTGCTCGCACGCACTGGCGCCTCCGAGATCCTCGCGAACGTCAGCACTTACGACCGGGAGGACACCACGCGGACCGACGAGTTTCTCGCGTCACTGCACACCTAG
- a CDS encoding CDGSH iron-sulfur domain-containing protein, whose protein sequence is MVTRRLIVADGGAPVKDERPTITAYPDGPLLLRGDVELVTADGEPIERHRPTVALCRCGLSAIKPFCDGTHKLSNFRTEE, encoded by the coding sequence ATGGTCACGAGGCGACTCATCGTTGCGGACGGGGGTGCGCCTGTGAAGGACGAGCGCCCCACGATCACGGCGTATCCCGACGGCCCCCTGCTGCTCCGAGGCGACGTCGAGCTGGTGACCGCCGACGGCGAGCCGATCGAACGCCACCGCCCCACGGTCGCACTGTGCCGCTGCGGGCTGTCGGCGATCAAGCCGTTCTGCGACGGCACCCACAAGCTGTCGAACTTCCGCACTGAAGAGTGA
- a CDS encoding putative acetyltransferase: MTEPRSAKGQIVLPAPGARVVVRYLISTGQATDALGELLSVDDHTVVVKGVRGVERIAVADIVAAKPVPPRPAPPRKPLQP; encoded by the coding sequence GTGACCGAGCCAAGAAGCGCGAAGGGCCAGATCGTCCTGCCTGCACCGGGCGCTCGCGTGGTCGTTCGCTACCTGATCTCGACGGGACAAGCGACAGATGCGCTGGGAGAGCTGCTCAGCGTCGACGACCACACGGTGGTCGTCAAGGGAGTGCGTGGCGTCGAGCGCATCGCGGTGGCGGACATCGTTGCGGCGAAGCCGGTGCCGCCCCGCCCGGCACCGCCGCGAAAACCGCTTCAGCCCTGA
- a CDS encoding App1 family protein produces the protein MSSDRTFTARLNARAISVAYRTETGVRDWFSRRARRNGWTPAVLPYSGYSSRGTARVLARVVLAPPSFDLNARQGMRGWRHLLSLECPHTEVEITLGDTTVVATSDESGIVDQLIAMESPLGPGTTRAQLVLPGRDTVPASVHAISSDPVRGVVCDIDDTAWVTGLAHPFRAAWRTLRGTSGTRQSVPGMPELLRTALGADPDPGLIYLSNGPWNFVGAVTHFLELQEFPAGALLMTDWGVTPTRWFRDGKHHKASSIERLMEDLPHVTWVLVGDDGEHDPEIYLAAAREHPGRVAAIVLRRAGLKRVGEDEESVEGVPVIRGDDGDELLPRLRTVLPDGGATTG, from the coding sequence ATGTCCTCCGACCGCACCTTCACGGCCCGCCTCAACGCGAGAGCCATCTCCGTGGCGTATCGGACCGAGACCGGCGTCCGGGACTGGTTCTCGCGCCGCGCGCGGCGCAATGGGTGGACGCCCGCGGTGCTCCCGTACTCGGGCTACTCGAGCCGCGGTACGGCGCGAGTGCTCGCGCGCGTGGTGCTTGCGCCTCCGTCCTTCGACCTGAACGCTCGTCAGGGAATGCGGGGATGGAGGCACCTGCTCTCGCTGGAATGCCCCCATACCGAGGTCGAGATCACCCTGGGGGACACCACGGTCGTGGCGACGAGCGACGAGTCCGGAATCGTGGATCAGCTGATCGCCATGGAGAGCCCGCTCGGGCCGGGGACCACCCGTGCGCAGCTCGTGCTTCCCGGCCGGGACACGGTGCCCGCGAGCGTTCACGCCATCAGCTCCGATCCGGTGCGCGGCGTCGTCTGTGACATCGATGACACTGCATGGGTGACGGGCCTGGCCCACCCGTTCCGTGCCGCGTGGCGCACCCTTCGCGGCACGAGCGGGACACGGCAGTCTGTTCCTGGCATGCCTGAACTGTTGCGGACAGCCCTGGGCGCCGACCCCGATCCCGGTCTGATCTACCTGAGCAACGGGCCGTGGAACTTCGTGGGCGCAGTGACGCACTTCCTCGAGCTCCAGGAGTTCCCCGCTGGTGCACTGCTCATGACCGACTGGGGCGTGACGCCCACCAGGTGGTTCCGCGACGGGAAGCATCACAAGGCGTCATCGATCGAGCGGCTCATGGAGGACCTTCCTCACGTCACCTGGGTGCTCGTGGGTGATGACGGAGAGCACGATCCGGAGATCTACCTGGCAGCCGCAAGGGAGCATCCCGGCCGAGTCGCGGCGATCGTGCTCCGGCGAGCCGGACTGAAGCGCGTGGGAGAGGACGAGGAGTCCGTCGAAGGCGTCCCCGTGATCCGAGGCGACGACGGCGACGAGCTCCTGCCACGGCTGCGGACAGTGCTGCCGGACGGAGGGGCGACGACGGGCTGA
- a CDS encoding GAF domain-containing protein, whose amino-acid sequence MRSRRADVPDGAGVERALNARVCGLGGVLDPPPVSRDDAIAKAREQHDDRLARRIGRFDDAPSGAYVWTRDVDGWYWLGRLEGAWAYDESAAAIRADLVHVRPCRWLTSPTADAEVPSGVLATFARGGLNWQQTHAAGTSEASQRLWRAAQESAPPAGGALSV is encoded by the coding sequence ATGCGTTCGCGCCGAGCCGACGTCCCGGACGGCGCCGGAGTCGAGCGGGCGCTGAACGCACGCGTGTGCGGCCTCGGCGGCGTGCTGGACCCACCGCCCGTGTCCCGCGACGACGCGATCGCAAAAGCGCGAGAGCAGCACGATGACCGCCTGGCGCGACGCATCGGCCGCTTTGACGACGCACCCTCCGGCGCATATGTGTGGACGCGAGACGTCGACGGCTGGTACTGGTTGGGTCGGCTCGAGGGCGCATGGGCCTATGACGAGAGCGCGGCCGCGATCCGCGCCGACCTGGTCCATGTGCGGCCGTGTCGGTGGCTGACGTCACCGACGGCCGATGCAGAGGTTCCCTCGGGGGTGCTTGCCACCTTCGCGCGCGGCGGGCTGAACTGGCAGCAGACGCACGCGGCGGGGACCTCCGAGGCGAGCCAGCGGCTCTGGCGCGCCGCGCAGGAGAGCGCCCCTCCAGCGGGAGGGGCGCTCTCCGTGTGA
- a CDS encoding iron-containing redox enzyme family protein, protein MALTAVAPSAVRLPFADRGPVSDAVMRHLSGLTDFADHTELARHAVARTPDACRDEDTALALFALYASSYGSIGQVAADLEWDARLIATRQVLEESLENALRATVPVPEAPAADKDAVSRALFTLTKPSPGPSLSRHLAKRATVEQAKEFFVQRSVYTLREADPHSWAIPRLHGRAKAALVEIQADEYGGGRADHMHSAMFAAAMRGMGLDDSYGAYVDAVPALTLTSHNMMSMFGINRRLVGAIVGHLAAFEMTSSIPSRMYADGLRRLGFGTDVTDYFDVHVEADAVHEQIAGRDLAGALAEDRPEVLSDIMFGAAACMAVDGWVDEHIMEAWSRGDSSLRTGVRL, encoded by the coding sequence ATGGCACTCACCGCTGTCGCCCCCAGTGCAGTCCGCCTCCCCTTCGCCGATCGTGGTCCTGTCAGCGACGCCGTGATGCGTCACCTCAGCGGGTTGACGGACTTCGCGGATCACACGGAGCTGGCGAGACATGCGGTCGCCCGCACGCCAGACGCGTGTCGCGACGAGGACACCGCGCTTGCGCTGTTCGCGCTCTACGCCTCGTCGTACGGGTCGATCGGCCAGGTCGCCGCTGACCTGGAATGGGATGCCCGGCTGATCGCGACGCGACAGGTGCTGGAGGAGAGCCTCGAGAATGCGCTCCGGGCGACGGTGCCCGTGCCCGAGGCGCCCGCAGCTGACAAGGATGCAGTGTCCCGAGCGCTCTTCACACTGACCAAGCCGTCACCCGGACCGAGCCTGTCGCGTCACCTCGCCAAGAGGGCGACAGTGGAGCAGGCGAAGGAGTTCTTCGTGCAGCGCTCGGTGTACACCTTGCGCGAGGCGGACCCTCACTCGTGGGCCATCCCCCGCCTCCACGGGCGCGCCAAGGCGGCGCTGGTGGAGATCCAGGCCGACGAGTACGGAGGCGGCAGGGCGGACCACATGCACTCGGCGATGTTCGCAGCGGCGATGCGCGGGATGGGCCTGGACGACTCGTACGGCGCCTACGTCGACGCCGTCCCCGCTCTCACGCTGACCTCTCACAACATGATGTCGATGTTCGGGATCAACCGGCGCCTGGTCGGGGCGATCGTGGGGCATCTCGCCGCGTTCGAGATGACGTCGTCGATTCCGAGCCGCATGTACGCGGACGGGCTGCGCCGGCTCGGATTCGGCACGGACGTCACGGACTACTTCGATGTCCATGTCGAGGCGGACGCGGTGCACGAGCAGATCGCCGGCCGTGATCTCGCCGGCGCACTCGCCGAGGATCGCCCAGAGGTGCTGAGCGACATCATGTTCGGCGCCGCCGCGTGCATGGCCGTCGACGGCTGGGTGGACGAGCACATCATGGAGGCATGGTCACGAGGCGACTCATCGTTGCGGACGGGGGTGCGCCTGTGA
- a CDS encoding class I SAM-dependent methyltransferase, with protein sequence MSVVLDGLRRWPDVEAPGLVAVDAADRLILDESAALRADADAGSIVVIGDAYGALTLGAAYAGAFGIRVHVDALNGERALAANAERAGLEETYRPFALDPDLVRGARVVLLRLPRSLDALRDIAGLVAAHADPGVVVVAGGRLKHMSLSMNDVLREFFGRLDVTRARQKSRVLVAREPHDGRDPEPAAAHIDGLEVRAFGGAFAGARLDIGTRLLLESLPSELTGGTADDPFIDLACGTGIVGAWLATRHPDAHVYACDQSAIAVTSAHATMLANGIGNRVDVVRDDGLSARHSASASLIALNPPFHSGAAVTDVLAPRLFVDAARVLRPGGQLWCVWNSALKYRPLLERAVGPTQQVARNAKFTVTVSTRRRG encoded by the coding sequence GTGAGCGTGGTGCTCGATGGGCTGCGACGTTGGCCTGACGTCGAAGCGCCCGGCCTCGTTGCGGTGGATGCCGCGGACCGCTTGATTCTGGACGAGTCCGCTGCGCTGCGCGCAGATGCCGATGCAGGCTCGATCGTGGTCATCGGCGACGCCTACGGTGCACTGACCCTCGGCGCGGCTTACGCGGGCGCATTCGGCATCAGGGTGCATGTCGATGCGCTGAACGGCGAGCGTGCCCTCGCCGCCAACGCCGAGCGCGCCGGTCTTGAGGAGACCTACCGCCCGTTCGCGCTGGACCCGGACCTCGTGCGCGGCGCGCGAGTCGTCCTCCTGCGACTACCCCGGTCCCTCGACGCGCTCCGCGACATCGCCGGACTCGTGGCCGCGCATGCCGATCCAGGCGTGGTCGTCGTCGCAGGCGGCCGGCTCAAGCACATGTCGCTGTCGATGAACGACGTGCTGAGGGAGTTCTTTGGACGGCTGGACGTGACCCGCGCGCGGCAGAAGTCCCGTGTGCTCGTGGCGCGTGAACCACACGATGGTCGCGATCCAGAGCCGGCGGCAGCGCACATTGACGGTCTCGAGGTGCGGGCCTTCGGAGGCGCGTTCGCAGGGGCGCGCCTGGACATCGGCACTCGGCTGCTGCTGGAGAGCCTGCCCTCGGAGCTGACAGGCGGGACCGCCGATGATCCGTTCATTGACCTCGCGTGTGGAACGGGAATCGTGGGGGCATGGCTCGCGACGCGGCACCCTGATGCTCACGTGTACGCATGCGACCAGTCGGCCATTGCGGTCACGTCCGCACACGCGACGATGCTCGCGAACGGCATCGGCAATCGAGTGGACGTGGTCCGCGACGACGGGCTCTCCGCCAGGCACTCCGCCAGCGCGTCTCTGATCGCGCTGAACCCGCCGTTTCACTCAGGCGCGGCCGTCACCGATGTGCTCGCGCCCCGACTGTTCGTTGATGCGGCCCGGGTCTTGCGCCCCGGAGGACAGCTGTGGTGCGTGTGGAACTCGGCACTGAAGTATCGACCGCTGCTGGAGCGCGCGGTGGGGCCCACCCAGCAAGTCGCACGCAACGCCAAGTTCACCGTCACGGTCTCGACACGTCGACGAGGATGA
- a CDS encoding methyltransferase domain-containing protein, with protein MSPLTHAPADEWAEHVFASALGAIDTLAIHLGDRLGWYRALAEAGPLTADQLAERTDTSARYAREWLEQQATSGFVDATDDEPMRFSLPAGAAEALTDERSLAFIAPLARMLAASAAQMPALLEAYRTGGGVSWDQMGDDARWSQADMNRPWFESMLAGALEGAADLHDILDRPGARIVDVGCGAGWSAIALAHAYPQATVVGVDIDAPSIARARTNAEQAGVAPRVTFHVGDASTLAGSFDAAFVFEAVHDMSQPVAVLRAIRRSVVPHGAVVVMDEGVGDAPVAVGDDVERLMYGFSLFVCLPDGLSSQPSVGTGTVMRPSTLRSYAQEAGFSDMSVLPIEDFSFFRFYRLHH; from the coding sequence ATGTCCCCACTCACTCATGCGCCCGCGGACGAATGGGCGGAGCACGTCTTCGCCTCAGCTCTCGGCGCCATCGACACCCTCGCGATCCACCTCGGCGACCGCCTGGGCTGGTACCGCGCCCTCGCGGAGGCAGGGCCTCTCACCGCGGACCAGCTCGCCGAGCGCACGGACACGTCCGCGCGGTACGCCCGCGAGTGGCTCGAGCAGCAGGCCACGTCCGGCTTCGTGGACGCCACCGATGACGAGCCGATGCGCTTCTCTCTTCCCGCAGGCGCGGCGGAGGCGCTCACGGATGAGCGCTCGCTCGCCTTCATCGCTCCGCTCGCGCGCATGCTCGCCGCATCGGCCGCCCAGATGCCCGCGCTGCTCGAGGCCTACCGCACCGGGGGCGGTGTGAGCTGGGACCAGATGGGAGACGACGCCCGCTGGTCTCAGGCGGACATGAACAGGCCGTGGTTCGAGAGCATGCTCGCGGGAGCCCTGGAAGGCGCCGCGGACCTTCACGACATCCTGGACCGGCCCGGCGCGCGCATCGTCGACGTGGGATGTGGCGCCGGATGGTCAGCCATCGCTCTCGCGCACGCCTACCCCCAGGCCACTGTCGTCGGGGTGGATATCGACGCACCGTCGATCGCGCGGGCGCGGACCAACGCGGAGCAGGCGGGCGTCGCGCCCCGGGTCACCTTCCACGTAGGAGACGCCAGCACGCTCGCCGGGTCCTTCGACGCGGCGTTCGTGTTCGAGGCCGTGCACGACATGTCGCAGCCCGTCGCGGTGCTGCGCGCGATCCGCCGGTCGGTGGTGCCGCACGGCGCGGTGGTCGTCATGGACGAGGGAGTGGGCGACGCACCCGTGGCGGTCGGCGACGACGTCGAGCGGCTCATGTACGGGTTCAGCCTCTTCGTGTGCCTGCCGGACGGGCTGTCGTCGCAGCCGTCGGTCGGCACGGGCACCGTGATGCGACCGTCCACGCTTCGCAGCTACGCGCAGGAGGCCGGCTTCAGCGACATGTCCGTGCTGCCCATCGAGGACTTCTCGTTCTTCCGGTTCTACCGGCTGCACCACTGA